One genomic window of Vibrio rhizosphaerae includes the following:
- a CDS encoding EAL domain-containing protein — translation MNRVETQALQQQEQVILIIDDTPANLGVLVDELDGRHFQVLIAEDGEEGLQRADYVVPDLILLDVMMPGMNGFEVCSHLKQNRKTCHIPVIFMTALNDVTDKVTGFDVGGVDYITKPFQIEEVVSRIKLHLSVCDMQQRLSEKNQQLVEESQIRQQAQVELNQLFQEQQRLLEHSGVGIAFLRQRRIVRCNQKLATLFDETIEALHDMSIESLYAAEYQDDYIQQAARQSLVQQGEYVLDIRYQRRDGQHFWGETILTAVDREDLSKGEILVIHDIDQRKRTEALRIGQGQLFEMMVTGSPLDDILNRLIQLIEANQPQTLGAIFLKSDEHLTLRTAPALPTGFAEQYAALFPDGESVAVSLSPNSEAVRCEQAVWLEDTRTSNPEWEAYRVLLGRFGIQASYIIPMVTSQGHILGTLTLYFLEQYHPHQVDMTFIDMATRIAGIAIERQHHEERIQYLAHHDTLTQLPNRTLLDDRLNQGLLWAQRYDRKVTVVLIDLDHFKMINDSLGHSAGDELLQIIAKRMESCIRKTDTLARLGGDEFVVVLYNANPIELVLNRIKEAIAEPIQVAEHEIRMTSSIGFANYPEDGQNADVLLRNADVAMYHAKESGRNSFQHYSLDMGNEIQERMVLQENLRHALDNQEFVLHYQPQYCFHTRRIIGVEALLRWQHPEFGMVPPMRFIQLAETTGLIVPIGDWVLQAACKQNKAWQDAGIQDLCVAVNVSARQFHEKDLPERVAAALEMSGLEPRYLELEITESVVMQNPQEAVEIMQKINRMGVQLSIDDFGTGYSSLSALKNFPVHRLKIDRAFVTDLPDNPEGCSIAQAVIALGHSLGLNVIAEGVEDERQLAFLHQHQCDEIQGYYLCRPEPVDGCEAFLLSRPDPLNLLDGS, via the coding sequence ATGAATCGTGTAGAAACTCAAGCATTGCAGCAACAAGAGCAGGTCATTCTGATCATCGACGATACACCGGCCAACTTGGGTGTACTGGTGGATGAACTGGATGGCCGGCATTTTCAGGTTTTGATTGCGGAAGACGGGGAAGAAGGTTTACAGCGGGCTGACTATGTTGTGCCGGATTTGATTTTACTGGATGTGATGATGCCGGGCATGAATGGTTTTGAAGTGTGTTCGCACTTAAAGCAGAACCGTAAAACATGCCATATTCCGGTGATTTTCATGACGGCATTGAATGATGTGACGGACAAGGTCACTGGCTTTGATGTCGGTGGGGTGGATTATATTACCAAGCCGTTTCAGATCGAAGAGGTGGTCTCACGAATTAAGCTTCACCTGTCTGTGTGTGATATGCAGCAACGGCTCAGTGAAAAAAATCAACAGTTGGTTGAAGAGAGCCAGATTCGTCAACAAGCGCAGGTGGAACTCAATCAGCTCTTTCAAGAGCAACAGCGTTTACTGGAGCATTCCGGGGTGGGGATTGCGTTTCTGCGCCAACGACGGATTGTCAGATGCAACCAGAAACTGGCAACACTGTTTGATGAGACGATTGAAGCCTTGCACGATATGTCGATTGAATCGCTTTATGCTGCTGAATATCAGGATGATTACATTCAGCAGGCCGCCCGCCAGTCATTGGTTCAGCAAGGCGAGTATGTGTTGGACATTCGTTATCAACGCCGCGATGGCCAGCATTTCTGGGGAGAAACCATTTTAACTGCGGTTGACCGGGAAGATCTATCCAAGGGTGAAATTCTGGTCATTCACGATATTGATCAGCGCAAACGCACCGAGGCTCTGCGCATCGGCCAAGGGCAGTTGTTTGAAATGATGGTGACCGGCTCTCCACTGGACGATATTCTCAATCGTTTAATTCAATTAATTGAAGCCAATCAGCCACAGACCCTTGGGGCAATATTTTTAAAAAGTGATGAACATTTAACGCTACGCACCGCACCGGCACTCCCGACGGGATTCGCTGAGCAGTATGCCGCGTTATTTCCTGATGGTGAGTCCGTGGCTGTCTCGTTGAGTCCGAACAGTGAAGCCGTGCGCTGTGAACAGGCGGTGTGGCTTGAGGATACGCGCACGTCAAACCCTGAATGGGAGGCTTACCGTGTTTTACTGGGCCGATTCGGGATTCAGGCCAGCTATATCATCCCGATGGTCACGTCACAGGGACATATTTTAGGCACACTGACCCTGTATTTTCTCGAACAATATCACCCGCATCAGGTCGATATGACGTTTATTGATATGGCAACGCGGATTGCGGGGATTGCCATTGAACGGCAGCATCATGAAGAGCGAATTCAATATCTGGCACACCACGACACCTTAACGCAACTCCCCAACCGGACTCTGTTAGATGACCGTTTGAATCAAGGGTTGTTATGGGCGCAGCGCTATGATCGGAAAGTCACCGTCGTGCTGATTGATTTAGACCATTTCAAAATGATCAATGACAGTTTGGGCCATAGTGCCGGGGATGAATTGCTGCAAATCATCGCGAAGCGAATGGAAAGTTGCATCCGAAAAACCGATACGCTGGCGCGTTTAGGCGGAGATGAATTTGTGGTGGTTTTGTATAATGCCAATCCGATTGAGCTGGTTCTCAACCGGATCAAAGAAGCGATTGCTGAGCCCATTCAGGTTGCTGAACATGAAATCAGAATGACGAGTAGTATCGGATTCGCCAACTATCCTGAGGATGGTCAGAACGCCGATGTTTTGTTAAGAAATGCTGATGTTGCCATGTATCACGCCAAAGAGTCAGGCCGGAATAGTTTTCAGCACTATAGTCTGGATATGGGCAACGAAATTCAAGAACGGATGGTGCTGCAGGAGAACCTGCGCCATGCATTGGATAATCAAGAGTTTGTCCTGCACTATCAGCCTCAGTATTGTTTTCATACCCGGCGAATTATTGGCGTTGAAGCACTATTGCGTTGGCAACATCCTGAATTCGGTATGGTGCCTCCGATGCGTTTTATCCAGTTGGCTGAAACCACCGGCCTGATTGTACCGATCGGAGATTGGGTGTTGCAGGCCGCATGTAAACAGAATAAGGCATGGCAGGATGCCGGCATTCAGGACCTCTGCGTGGCGGTGAATGTTTCAGCCCGCCAGTTTCATGAGAAAGATTTACCGGAGCGCGTGGCAGCGGCTTTAGAAATGAGCGGACTAGAGCCCCGCTATCTGGAATTGGAAATTACCGAGAGCGTGGTGATGCAAAACCCGCAAGAAGCGGTCGAGATCATGCAAAAAATTAATCGGATGGGCGTTCAGCTTTCGATTGATGATTTCGGGACCGGTTACTCCAGTCTCAGTGCGTTGAAAAACTTTCCGGTTCACCGCCTGAAAATTGATCGCGCTTTTGTCACCGATCTGCCGGACAACCCTGAAGGGTGCAGTATTGCGCAAGCGGTCATTGCATTAGGCCATAGTCTGGGGCTGAATGTGATTGCCGAAGGGGTGGAAGATGAGCGGCAACTGGCTTTCTTACATCAGCACCAATGTGATGAGATACAGGGGTATTATCTGTGTCGTCCTGAGCCGGTTGATGGGTGTGAAGCCTTTTTGCTGTCACGTCCTGACCCACTAAATTTGTTGGATGGATCATGA
- a CDS encoding ATP-binding protein — MLKIRSFEHWSITTKITVSVILLVLLNLGVSAVHFYSLKQLKKSVEMISYGSAVMASVNDAAERVENFISSREMSRLNEVKAIMEENVETLAHLDLSDLESVHAEEVSALKRRMRYFSNTVDILGLATEMMETETANMTRQQTQLQNVANAIEAHLTQQREQLEHQMDLQNTGVNKVYQSHQVIQSLRAGEHKMSSLLLPDVTGDVAQPLLETRQALQAMFPVLQMLQALNEQPEWLTATEQLQQAMIAARSDLDTLRSSTSDRGIAYRRMVAHFKTIERLLETLEHFVATREGQIGQTLDQLRTEIGLLQNSINISRRFTERVAYLEAKTLNFLLHSTDDEAALVHETLDQLGHYSRILPAVNTLTSSQDATVTVNSLIDGYRDAFIRFRQANYALSRVHKKVREEADRASSLVSQFAKEQQNEADKHNEWSELSGTIVGAITALTALFIAWFSSRLIARPIISLAAVMRQLAAGDLDVNITGVARQDEVGSMSRAVKIFQENAVKVRAMEAEAESERQQIMAQLERRVVERTEDLQHKTEQLEAQANELNRARIQAEAATHAKSVFLANMSHELRTPLNAILGYAQLMHRAPELNEQQKEGLNTIIQSGHHLLTLINDLLDLSKIEAGRMDMTPEAVDLTRCFQNVLEIIRIKAAQKGLALKLQVKPQKLPWVFVDEKRLRQVLLNLLGNAVKYTDTGYVCLKAVADCVDTADSVLVTFSVEDSGIGIAPEMQSIIFRPFERVGDKKRQIIGTGLGLAISQQLVKQMGGEIQVTSQAGVGSQFFFALDLPVVAEKRLPDAGLRQENIIGYEGSRKQILIVDDVLENRRLLVDLLGEIGFETSEAVDGQGGIEQAYAKRPDLILMDIVMPVMDGLEATRRIRLIPELEEIPILMVSASASKTEFIQGEEAGASGFVSKPVDRNRLLIQIGEQLNLTWIVDEQSSELDASPLVSDTSTWVTPPREQLEALHHLALIGNMRHIRSWAEDLRAGDACYEAFAAHLIEMTKSFQSRAISLLVNELLERKSAI; from the coding sequence ATGCTGAAAATCAGATCATTTGAGCACTGGTCGATTACTACCAAAATTACGGTATCCGTGATTTTGCTGGTGTTACTGAATCTGGGGGTCTCAGCCGTTCACTTTTACAGCCTGAAGCAGTTGAAAAAGTCAGTAGAAATGATTAGTTACGGCTCCGCAGTCATGGCTTCTGTCAATGATGCCGCCGAGCGGGTCGAGAACTTTATCTCTTCCCGCGAGATGTCCCGGCTCAATGAAGTGAAGGCCATCATGGAAGAGAATGTTGAGACGCTTGCCCATTTAGATCTCAGTGATCTTGAAAGTGTGCATGCTGAAGAGGTTTCTGCACTGAAGAGAAGAATGCGTTACTTCTCGAATACCGTCGATATCTTAGGGCTGGCAACCGAAATGATGGAAACCGAAACCGCCAATATGACCCGCCAGCAGACTCAGTTGCAAAACGTTGCAAACGCGATAGAAGCACATCTGACGCAACAGCGGGAGCAGCTTGAGCATCAAATGGATTTACAGAATACCGGGGTGAACAAAGTGTATCAGTCTCATCAGGTGATTCAGAGTCTGCGTGCGGGGGAGCACAAAATGTCTTCTTTGTTGCTACCTGATGTAACCGGGGACGTTGCACAACCGCTGTTGGAAACCCGGCAGGCATTGCAGGCGATGTTTCCGGTGCTCCAGATGCTGCAAGCGTTGAATGAGCAACCGGAGTGGCTGACGGCGACAGAGCAATTGCAACAGGCAATGATAGCGGCCCGTAGCGATCTGGACACATTACGTTCTTCGACCTCAGACCGTGGCATCGCTTATCGGCGCATGGTGGCGCATTTTAAAACCATTGAGCGGCTGCTTGAAACACTCGAACACTTTGTCGCAACCCGGGAAGGCCAAATCGGGCAGACCCTCGATCAGCTCCGTACCGAGATTGGGCTCTTGCAAAACTCAATTAATATTTCCAGACGATTTACCGAGCGCGTGGCTTATCTGGAAGCCAAGACCCTGAATTTTTTGCTGCATTCAACAGACGATGAGGCCGCTCTGGTTCATGAAACACTAGATCAACTGGGGCATTACTCACGGATTTTGCCAGCGGTGAATACGCTCACATCTTCACAAGACGCGACCGTGACGGTCAACTCTTTAATTGATGGTTACCGTGATGCGTTTATTCGTTTTCGTCAGGCCAACTATGCGTTGTCCCGGGTTCACAAAAAGGTACGGGAAGAGGCGGACCGGGCATCCTCGCTGGTGTCTCAATTTGCCAAGGAGCAGCAAAACGAAGCGGATAAACATAATGAATGGAGTGAGCTGTCCGGCACAATTGTCGGTGCGATTACCGCATTAACCGCCCTGTTTATTGCTTGGTTCTCTTCACGGCTGATCGCCAGACCGATTATCTCGCTGGCTGCGGTGATGCGCCAATTGGCGGCCGGGGATCTGGACGTCAACATTACCGGGGTGGCTCGTCAGGATGAAGTCGGCAGTATGTCTCGTGCGGTGAAAATCTTTCAGGAAAATGCGGTCAAAGTGCGGGCAATGGAAGCGGAAGCGGAGTCAGAGCGCCAACAGATAATGGCTCAGCTGGAACGGCGTGTGGTAGAACGGACAGAAGACTTACAGCACAAAACCGAACAACTGGAAGCTCAGGCCAATGAACTGAATCGGGCGCGTATTCAGGCAGAGGCCGCGACGCATGCAAAATCGGTTTTTCTGGCCAATATGAGCCATGAGCTGAGAACCCCGTTAAATGCGATTCTTGGCTATGCACAACTGATGCATCGGGCTCCTGAATTGAATGAACAGCAAAAAGAAGGACTGAATACCATCATCCAGAGTGGTCATCATTTACTGACCCTGATTAATGATTTGCTCGACTTGTCGAAAATTGAAGCCGGGCGGATGGATATGACGCCGGAGGCCGTTGATTTAACCCGGTGTTTTCAGAATGTACTGGAAATTATTCGGATTAAAGCCGCTCAGAAGGGGTTGGCACTGAAGCTTCAGGTCAAGCCCCAGAAGTTGCCTTGGGTGTTTGTTGATGAAAAGCGTCTGCGTCAGGTGTTACTGAATTTGTTAGGGAATGCCGTCAAATATACCGATACAGGTTATGTCTGCCTCAAAGCTGTCGCAGACTGCGTCGACACGGCTGACTCGGTTCTCGTCACTTTTTCGGTAGAAGACAGCGGTATCGGGATTGCCCCCGAAATGCAAAGCATTATTTTTCGTCCCTTTGAGCGGGTTGGTGATAAAAAACGTCAGATTATTGGTACGGGTCTTGGCCTTGCGATTAGTCAGCAATTGGTCAAACAAATGGGCGGCGAGATTCAGGTGACCAGTCAGGCCGGTGTGGGGAGTCAGTTTTTCTTTGCGCTGGATTTGCCGGTTGTGGCGGAGAAACGTTTGCCTGATGCTGGCCTTCGTCAAGAGAATATCATTGGCTACGAGGGAAGCCGCAAGCAGATCCTGATTGTCGATGATGTGCTCGAGAACCGGAGGTTATTGGTTGATCTGTTGGGTGAAATTGGCTTTGAAACCAGTGAAGCCGTCGATGGTCAGGGTGGCATTGAACAAGCGTATGCCAAGCGGCCGGATTTGATTTTGATGGATATTGTGATGCCGGTGATGGATGGGCTGGAGGCGACACGGCGGATTCGGTTGATTCCGGAACTGGAAGAGATACCGATTCTGATGGTGTCGGCCAGTGCATCCAAAACCGAATTCATTCAGGGCGAAGAAGCCGGAGCAAGTGGCTTTGTCAGTAAGCCGGTTGATCGAAATCGCTTACTGATTCAGATTGGTGAACAGTTGAACCTCACATGGATTGTTGATGAACAGTCATCAGAATTGGATGCATCTCCGTTGGTGTCCGATACTTCAACATGGGTGACGCCCCCAAGAGAGCAATTAGAAGCACTGCATCATTTGGCATTGATCGGCAATATGCGTCATATCCGCAGTTGGGCGGAGGATCTGAGAGCCGGAGATGCCTGCTATGAGGCGTTTGCTGCGCATTTAATTGAGATGACGAAGTCGTTTCAATCCCGGGCGATATCCTTATTGGTCAATGAGTTATTGGAAAGGAAATCCGCAATATGA
- a CDS encoding bacteriohemerythrin, producing MNYNNIKKLSQLSAQQWNLILFLLQLPFLAYFISQQLWWWTGGQILFSAVVFLTLQSFHRLLVVTQNAAIELSEGDLRARIKIEREGAHPLYRSFNRIGEDVSRTVGALGATSAALLNVAESVKKDSQVSKTGALRQRHDIEQASEIVGNLVETTRQVAHFTEISSGYANEAKTQADEGCHGMTQLEHALHTASEQIETSHQHITSLEAESVSIGQVIGTISDIAEQTNLLALNAAIEAARAGEQGRGFAVVADEVRTLATRTQTATNDIHVRIEALRSSINTVVEAMQRNSECMHESMGIVTQTSQSFTQLLDKIAEIKGQSSQITTALDEQVSATVDLEHCLSEITVVAKENVRATQETLMASVTVQNISGEINSLLHRFAIDSRQLEAEDKHRNKLIEWGPSLDLNIKEINRQHQTLVHLINELNHLLNNGYGLASIKRVVQGLIDYTANHFQYEETLFEQFGYVNEHEHVGAHHRLVEQVLDFQKRVENGENIGKELMSFLQDWLTLHIQKEDKQYVECFHEHGVN from the coding sequence ATGAATTATAACAATATCAAAAAGTTAAGTCAGTTGAGCGCGCAACAATGGAATCTCATCCTGTTTCTTTTGCAACTTCCTTTTTTGGCCTATTTTATTTCACAGCAACTTTGGTGGTGGACAGGGGGACAAATCCTGTTCAGTGCAGTTGTTTTTCTGACGTTACAGTCATTCCACCGTTTACTGGTAGTGACTCAGAATGCTGCAATTGAGTTGTCCGAAGGTGACTTGCGGGCCAGAATCAAGATTGAACGGGAAGGCGCACATCCGCTTTATCGTTCTTTCAATCGAATTGGTGAAGATGTTTCAAGAACTGTCGGGGCGTTGGGCGCGACATCCGCGGCGTTGCTCAATGTCGCTGAATCGGTAAAAAAAGATTCACAGGTGTCTAAAACCGGCGCTTTACGGCAAAGGCATGATATTGAACAGGCGAGTGAAATCGTCGGAAATCTGGTTGAAACGACCCGGCAGGTTGCACATTTTACCGAAATTTCATCCGGCTACGCGAATGAAGCGAAAACGCAGGCTGATGAAGGTTGTCACGGGATGACCCAGCTGGAGCATGCGCTGCACACCGCCAGTGAACAGATTGAAACATCGCATCAGCACATTACGTCACTGGAAGCGGAGAGCGTCAGTATCGGTCAGGTGATCGGTACGATTAGTGACATCGCGGAGCAGACCAATTTGCTGGCATTGAATGCCGCGATAGAAGCAGCCCGCGCCGGAGAACAAGGTCGTGGCTTTGCTGTCGTTGCCGACGAAGTCCGGACGCTCGCAACACGCACGCAAACGGCAACCAATGACATTCACGTACGGATCGAGGCGCTGCGTTCGAGTATTAATACAGTGGTTGAAGCCATGCAGCGAAACAGTGAATGTATGCATGAATCGATGGGAATTGTCACGCAAACCAGCCAGTCTTTCACCCAGTTGTTAGATAAGATTGCAGAAATTAAGGGGCAAAGTAGCCAAATCACCACCGCTCTGGATGAGCAGGTGAGCGCGACGGTTGATTTGGAACATTGCTTGTCGGAAATCACGGTGGTGGCCAAAGAGAACGTCCGGGCGACTCAGGAGACCTTGATGGCAAGTGTTACCGTGCAAAATATATCCGGTGAAATTAACTCACTCTTGCACCGTTTTGCCATCGATAGTCGTCAGCTCGAAGCAGAAGATAAGCACAGAAATAAGTTAATCGAGTGGGGGCCATCGCTTGATTTGAATATTAAGGAAATTAACCGTCAGCATCAGACGCTGGTCCACTTGATCAACGAACTGAATCATTTACTGAATAACGGTTATGGGCTGGCATCCATTAAACGGGTCGTACAAGGGTTGATCGATTATACAGCCAACCACTTTCAGTATGAGGAAACGCTGTTTGAACAGTTCGGCTATGTGAATGAACATGAGCACGTCGGGGCTCACCATCGGTTGGTCGAGCAGGTGCTTGATTTCCAGAAACGGGTCGAAAATGGTGAGAACATTGGGAAGGAGCTGATGTCGTTCCTCCAAGACTGGCTGACATTACATATTCAGAAAGAAGATAAACAGTACGTTGAATGTTTTCATGAACATGGCGTGAACTGA
- the panF gene encoding sodium/pantothenate symporter has protein sequence MNSQLIIPLLIYLAAVFGLALLTRRHHRPGQFLSEYFIGSRSLGGFVLAMTLAATYASASSFIGGPGAAYKMGLGWVLLAMIQLPATWLTLGVLGKKFAMEARRHNAVTLNDILFARFQNRTVVIIASLTLLLAFFGTMVVQFVGGARLLQTVTGLSYHQGLLLFACTVGLYTTIGGFRAVVLTDTVQGIMMLIGTFVLLWGVIHAGHGVGELVTRLHQIDPALVTPYGPDHFLSQPFILSFWVLVCFGVIGLPHAAVRCMSYKDSASLHKGIVISTVMMALLMFGTHLAGALGRGIIPEVASPDLIMPTLMMTVLPPMVAGIFLAGPMAAIMSTIDSQLIQASATLLKDLYLNYINPRMLQEDQGERKLSRLSVWVTGIFALLVFLAATHPPDMIIWLNLMALGGLQAVFLWPLVLGLYWSKASATGALSSMVVGLSSYISLVACKPDLGGIHPIVPTLALGLVAFIIGSYLRPAAPTAIAAE, from the coding sequence ATGAATAGTCAGTTAATTATTCCGTTATTGATCTATCTTGCCGCCGTCTTTGGGCTGGCCCTGCTGACCCGCCGTCATCATCGGCCGGGTCAATTTCTCAGTGAATATTTTATCGGTAGTCGCAGCCTTGGCGGGTTTGTTCTCGCCATGACACTGGCAGCAACCTATGCCAGCGCCAGCAGTTTTATCGGCGGACCGGGCGCCGCCTATAAAATGGGACTTGGCTGGGTGTTACTGGCGATGATTCAATTGCCTGCAACGTGGCTGACCTTAGGCGTACTGGGGAAAAAATTTGCGATGGAAGCCAGACGCCACAATGCGGTAACCCTCAATGATATTTTATTTGCCCGTTTTCAGAACCGTACCGTCGTCATTATTGCTTCACTGACACTGCTGCTCGCCTTCTTCGGTACAATGGTGGTGCAGTTTGTCGGAGGGGCAAGATTACTGCAAACCGTCACCGGGCTGTCTTATCATCAGGGGCTATTGTTGTTCGCCTGCACGGTCGGCCTCTATACCACGATCGGCGGCTTCCGGGCGGTGGTCCTGACCGATACCGTTCAGGGAATTATGATGCTGATCGGAACCTTTGTGTTACTTTGGGGCGTCATCCATGCCGGTCACGGTGTTGGTGAACTGGTCACCCGGCTGCATCAGATCGATCCCGCGTTAGTCACCCCATACGGGCCGGATCATTTTCTCAGCCAGCCGTTTATTCTGAGTTTCTGGGTGTTAGTCTGTTTCGGAGTGATCGGCCTGCCTCATGCAGCGGTTCGCTGTATGTCCTATAAAGACAGTGCTTCGTTACATAAAGGGATTGTTATCAGCACAGTGATGATGGCTTTACTGATGTTCGGTACCCATCTGGCCGGTGCGCTTGGCCGGGGAATTATTCCGGAAGTTGCCAGCCCGGATCTGATTATGCCGACATTGATGATGACAGTGTTACCTCCGATGGTAGCGGGTATCTTTCTCGCCGGCCCAATGGCGGCGATCATGTCCACTATCGATTCGCAACTGATTCAGGCTTCGGCAACCCTGCTCAAAGACCTCTATCTCAACTATATCAATCCCCGGATGCTGCAAGAAGATCAGGGTGAACGTAAGCTGAGCCGTCTTTCTGTTTGGGTCACAGGTATTTTTGCCCTGCTGGTCTTTTTAGCAGCCACTCATCCGCCGGATATGATTATCTGGCTCAATCTGATGGCTTTAGGTGGTTTACAGGCAGTCTTCCTCTGGCCGCTGGTGTTGGGTTTGTACTGGTCCAAAGCCTCGGCAACCGGAGCATTGAGCAGTATGGTGGTTGGTTTGAGCAGCTATATTTCGCTGGTAGCCTGCAAGCCTGATCTCGGTGGGATTCATCCGATTGTACCGACACTGGCACTCGGGTTGGTCGCCTTTATCATCGGCAGCTATCTCAGACCCGCAGCACCGACAGCTATAGCAGCTGAATGA
- a CDS encoding ABC transporter substrate-binding protein, producing MVFTQLFRSHLGRIRPRCWLSVLSILCPLLFTVYVPFIQANGVVSGDTSDKKIVFSNSYAGSDFRKVMVQNWKDVASQAQHNALISEAPVFSANNSVPEQAQQIQNMIMEDYDGIVILAASDTALRGVVRDACQAGIVVVVLASKVSEPCVYEVNYDWDEMGQAEIDYVAKRLQGKGNLLEIRGIAGDATDADISSGIHKAVQQYPGLHIVHTVYGQWTNSVAKKEVALALPALPKIDAVVVQGGDGYGAAMAFQEAGRPVPIIVMGNRQNELAFWQQARDAHGYETFSISASPSISQVGFWVAQQILAGKEVPKVVHVPLVTIYSDELDTWLEKIPVGGAANPSYSQQDVVKMIDAAMQQ from the coding sequence ATGGTGTTCACTCAATTATTTCGCAGCCACCTCGGGAGAATTCGGCCCCGGTGTTGGTTGTCTGTCCTTTCGATACTTTGCCCGCTGTTGTTCACTGTTTATGTGCCTTTTATTCAGGCGAATGGCGTCGTCAGCGGTGATACGAGCGATAAAAAAATCGTCTTTAGTAATTCCTATGCAGGCAGTGATTTTCGCAAAGTGATGGTTCAAAACTGGAAAGATGTCGCATCACAGGCACAGCACAATGCATTGATCAGCGAGGCTCCGGTGTTCAGTGCCAATAACTCGGTACCGGAGCAGGCGCAGCAAATCCAGAATATGATCATGGAAGACTATGATGGCATTGTGATCCTGGCTGCATCCGATACCGCGCTGAGGGGGGTTGTTCGTGATGCCTGTCAGGCTGGTATTGTGGTGGTGGTGCTGGCCAGTAAGGTCAGTGAACCTTGTGTTTATGAGGTGAACTACGATTGGGATGAAATGGGGCAGGCTGAGATTGACTATGTTGCCAAACGCTTGCAAGGCAAAGGCAATTTGCTGGAAATTCGGGGGATTGCCGGTGATGCAACCGATGCGGATATCAGTTCGGGGATTCACAAAGCCGTACAACAATATCCGGGTCTGCATATCGTCCATACGGTATACGGTCAGTGGACTAATTCGGTTGCCAAGAAAGAAGTTGCATTAGCGCTGCCGGCATTACCGAAAATTGATGCGGTGGTGGTGCAGGGCGGCGATGGTTATGGTGCCGCAATGGCTTTTCAGGAAGCCGGACGGCCTGTGCCGATTATTGTGATGGGCAACCGACAGAATGAGTTAGCTTTCTGGCAGCAAGCGCGGGATGCTCACGGTTATGAAACATTCTCCATTTCGGCCAGCCCGAGTATTTCACAGGTCGGGTTTTGGGTCGCACAGCAAATTCTGGCCGGAAAAGAAGTACCGAAGGTGGTACACGTACCACTGGTGACGATATACAGTGACGAGCTGGATACATGGCTTGAGAAAATCCCCGTCGGCGGTGCAGCAAACCCGTCATATTCTCAGCAAGATGTGGTGAAAATGATTGATGCCGCCATGCAGCAGTAA
- a CDS encoding YhdT family protein: MNQQTESYRQAHREALWAIALAFGYFIWWYATAYGFSPSPESQALPELYWGMPLWFLLSCVIGPVLFTLLCALMVKYVYRNFSLTTEEDGLESDSSTLNSSQTHTSQPNPDHE, encoded by the coding sequence ATGAATCAACAGACTGAGTCTTATCGTCAGGCACACCGGGAAGCCTTATGGGCAATCGCACTGGCATTCGGATATTTTATCTGGTGGTATGCGACGGCTTACGGTTTTTCCCCTTCACCTGAATCGCAGGCGTTACCTGAGCTTTATTGGGGAATGCCATTATGGTTTCTGCTGTCTTGTGTTATTGGCCCGGTGCTTTTTACCCTCCTGTGCGCGCTGATGGTGAAATACGTCTACCGTAATTTCTCTCTAACCACAGAAGAAGACGGTTTGGAATCAGACTCAAGCACACTGAATTCATCTCAGACCCACACTTCACAACCGAATCCCGACCATGAATAG